The Catenulispora sp. GP43 nucleotide sequence GATGGCGTCGGCAGCGGTGGTCGAGCTGAGACCGCCGACGAAGCCCGCTCCGGCGTAGTCGTTGTGGTTGTTCTGCAGGGAGGCACCGCCGGTGAGCGCACCGGACTCGGCCTGGCAGATCGTGCCGAAGGCGCAGGGCTGGGCCTGCGGCGCGCCCGGGCCCGGGTAGCTCGCGCCCGGCGTCACGACGGCCAGGCTGTCGAGGTTCACGTTGCCCGAGTCGGAGGCCGTGCGCGCGATGGTGACGGTGTTGGCCCCGGCGTTCAGCGTCACCGGCGCGGTGGCGACGGCCCAGGTGTCCCAGTTGGCCGTGGTCGGCAGGCTCAGCCGCGCCGCGGCGCCGCTGCCGACGGTCACGCTCAGGGTGCGGGTGACGTTCTGGCCGTCGCCGCCGGTGCTGTTGGCGTAGCGGGTGGCGAGCTCATAAGTGCCCGCCGTCGCCGCGGTGACTTGGAACGACAACGAGTTCCCGGTGGCTTGGAAGCCCGCGGCGAAGCCGGTCCCGGTGAAGCCGCTGTGATCGCTGGCAACCGAAACGCCGTTGAGGTTCAGGCCCTCGGCCTCACACAGAACGCCGAACTGACACGTCGGCATCGGGGGCGGAGCCCAGGGCTGAGAGGTGACGCTCTGCTTGCCGGCCCGCTCGGTGATGATCAGGTTCCCGGCCGTGAAGGGGCCGGAGCCGACCTTGTAGCGCAGCTGCTCCTGGCCGGTGTCGATGGTGAGCCAGCCGTTGGCGGTCGACTTCGTGAAGTGCGTGGGGGTGAAGCCGTCGCGGCCGATGGCGTTGAAGGTCGGGTCGTTCTCGAAGACGCCGTTCCCGGCGTATTCGGTGCGGATGAGGGTCGGTGAGAGGACTTCGAACCTTGCGTCGCCGGAGACGACGGCGCGCTTGGCCGCGCTTTGCGCCGTCGCGGCCGACGCGGCTGACGCCGACACCGCGGTCACGGTGCCGGCCAGGACGAAGCCTGCGGTGACGGCCGCGGTCGCGAAACGCCACCGTGCTCGTCGTGGGGGACGGATGGGCATCAGAAAGCTCCTTCAGCGAACGGGAGGGAGGGAAGGAGGGACTAACTACGGGACACAGGACTGGTCGGTGAAGCGGTTGGACTCGGACAGGACGAGAGCCAGGGCGCCCATCAGCGAGGCACGCGGACCCAGCGCCGAGGCTCGCACCACCGGCGCTCCGAACGGCACGGTCGCCAGCTCGGCGTGGACGGGGTCGAGCAGCAGCGGACCGAGCGCGGTCAGCTCGCCGCCGAGGGCGATCACCGAGGGGTTCAGCACCAGCGCGAGCGCGCCGAGCGATCGGGCCAGCCGCCGGGTGCCGTCGCCGACCACAGCCAGGACGTCGGCGTCGCCGCCCTCGGCCCGGAGAATCAGCTCATTGACGTCATCGATCCGGATCCCGCGCGCCGCCAGCCGGGCGAGCATGCCCTCGGCGCCGGCGTACAGCTCCAGACATCCCCGCCGGCCGCACCAGCACTGCGGGCCGTCCGGGTCGGAGGTGACATGGCCGAGCTCGCCGGCGTACCCGTCGCGTCCGCGGTAGATACCGGAACCGAACGCGATACCGAGCCCGACCCGGCTGGCGACCTTGACGTAAAGGAGATCCTGCCCCTGCGGCGACGCGGCGACCGACTCGCCGAGCGCGCCGAGATTGGCGTCGTTCTCGACCGCGGCCGGGATCCCCCACGTCCGGCCGATCTGCTCGGCCAGCGCCGGCCCGTTCCAGCCCGGCAGCACACCGGGGACGAGCAGTCGCCCGCTGTCCGGCGCGATCGGCGCCGCGATGCTGATGGCCGCCCCGACGATCTGGTCGCGGTCCGCCTCGGCCTCGGCGAGCGTGGTCTCGATGCTCCGCATGACGATGTGCATGCCGCGCTCGGCCGAGTGCCCCTGCGGCAGGGGCACCCACCGCTCGGCCAGCACACTGCGCGACAGGTCCCCGACCGCCACGGCCACGTGCCGCACCCCGACGTCGACCGCGATGGCCAGCCCGGCGGCCCGGTTGAGCGCGAGCCGCGTCGGCGGCCGCCCGGGACTGTCGGCGGCGGGCTGTGCGTATTCCGAAACCAGCCCGCGATCCGCGAGCTCCCCGATCAGGCTGGACACCGTGGCCCGCGAAAGCCCGGTACCGATGATCAACTCAGCCCTCGTAGCGCTGCCGGAACGCCGCAGTATGTCGACGACCCGCGCGCGGTTTCCCGCACGGATCGCCTCACTGGTCGGCTGTACCCTGCGCTGCATGGAGCCCTCTCGGGTCGAAGACTGACGCCACACACCCTTGGCGTGCGGCGGACTTCCGTCAAGACTTCGACAAAAGGCTGTAGTTTTGCCAACCCCTGGGTAACCCTGACGCGTAACCACGTGATGGCATGCACAGCATCCGCAGCCGAGACGAATGAGCAGAGCCCTGTGACGGCCTCGTAACCCGAAGTATTTGGGAAACAGCCCTCGCAGTACGCCTACAAGGTCAGTGAGTGCCGCGAGACCGTGTCGCGTCGACGGCAGCAGATCGCTTCGCGCGGCGGGAGATGCCAGCACGGCGGAACAGATGGACAGTACTCAGACTGTTGACGTCTTCACGGACGGCTTTCGTTCCTTCGGCGAAGCTTGCGGTCAGGACACCGCACCTCTCGGCCGCCTCGTTGAAGTCTTGCCAGCCCTGCGCCGACAGACGCCTGCGTGTCCTTTCGGCGATCGTGTCGAGTTCGACGTACGCGTTCGTGAGCTCCCTCGCCAGTGACGTCACACGGTCGGGAGCCTCCAAGAGCAAGATCGAATATGATGTCCATCGGTCGTGCTCATGACCTATGACCTGAGCGTAGAGCTGATCTCGCTCCTCTGACGTGCTCACGCCTTCACGCAGGCTGATCAGGAGCCTTCGCCACGCCAACTCGTACTCAACGCCCGCGCGCAGGAAGTCGGCATATACGGCCCTGGTCACTTTGGTCTCTTCAGCCACGATCGCTGCCCGCGTCTGCGCCTGACTCAGCCGCAGCTGCGTCCGCGCAGTGGTGACGCTGCCCCACATCGCCGCCCCCGCACCGAAGGCCGCGCCGATGAGCCCTGCCACTGCACTGGTGACGTCCGACCCCATAATCACAGAATTATAACAGAATACTGATTCAACCTCGCCGCCGCGACCGTTGACACACGAACAGGCCACCCGGCCGCACCCGGCGCAGTCGAATGTCCACGGCCGGACAGAATCGCAGAATTGTCACGCCGCGAAACCGCGACTTCACCCGTCAACACAATGGCAATATAGACGTCACATGCTATATATAAACAAGAGCCTGTCGGCGGGAATCTCTCCGGAGGGCCGGCTCGACCACCAGCAAGGCGAAAGACCGTGCCCGCAATCCCCGCGCAGGCTCGAAACACAACGCCTTACCATCCTTCGCGCGCGAGCCCGCGCCACGATCGCCTGGCACGCCGGCAGGCCGACCCGCCGCATGGAGCCGCGACGCGCCCCGCACCCGACAGCTCGGCGCCGTTCACGTCCATATTCCTGAACTACGGTGCACCAGGCGAAACGAATCAGTATCCTGATCGCTTCCGCGAGGGCCGGCGCCGCTCACCCTCGGCCGACACCCGAGCCCGACGGGAAGCAGTCTGCATGACCGGCCTGCAAACTTTGGTCGTTTTGCGCCAAGATCATCCCTTACGTCCGGAGCTTCGGTATGCTCGAAAGGCCAGCTACCGAAGACTTCGAGCCAGGGAGGGCATCGTGAACGCAAGGTGGGAGGCGGACCACTCCGCCTCGTTCAGGCGACGGCTCGGCAAGTCGGCATCCGAACTGGAGATCACGGACAACAATCCGAGTTGCCCCGATATGTGGGAGCTGGACAACGGCGATTTCGCCATCATCGGGCGGGACGCCACCGAGGCCTACGACGGCCGGCTCCCCCCGGGCGTCAGCGTCGGCATGGACGAGAGACTCGTGGTGCTTCCACGGCTGCTGGTGGTTTCCGCCAAGGAAGACATTCCCGGTGAATAGCCCACCGCAGCGACCGTCCGGCGTCAGGCTCACCGCCGAAGAGTACATCAAAGATTTCTTCCCAAGATTCTGGCATATCTCCGACGGAGACTTCTGGAAACTCGAACGCATCCAGTCGTTCCAGGAGGAGAACAGCGAAAGCTGGAATGCGTTCGCGCGTGGTGACCGAGTCGAAGCCCTCCGCCTGATCGAGGACAGACGGAACTCGCTG carries:
- a CDS encoding ROK family protein; the encoded protein is MIIGTGLSRATVSSLIGELADRGLVSEYAQPAADSPGRPPTRLALNRAAGLAIAVDVGVRHVAVAVGDLSRSVLAERWVPLPQGHSAERGMHIVMRSIETTLAEAEADRDQIVGAAISIAAPIAPDSGRLLVPGVLPGWNGPALAEQIGRTWGIPAAVENDANLGALGESVAASPQGQDLLYVKVASRVGLGIAFGSGIYRGRDGYAGELGHVTSDPDGPQCWCGRRGCLELYAGAEGMLARLAARGIRIDDVNELILRAEGGDADVLAVVGDGTRRLARSLGALALVLNPSVIALGGELTALGPLLLDPVHAELATVPFGAPVVRASALGPRASLMGALALVLSESNRFTDQSCVP